Proteins encoded together in one Pontiella desulfatans window:
- a CDS encoding arylsulfatase gives MKKQIGFLMALLAFAAHSAERKPDIVVVLCDDMGYSSVGCFGGEIQTPNIDRLADTGMRFSQFYNCAKCTSTRISIMSGQYEGRAGGRALKHSVSMGEALRPLGYRTIAVGKWHLDEKKDPTQYGFDRHFGHLNGLCNYFTGNEHYWKNGKPFKKFPKDFYATDAFTDFSIESIKESIAEAPERPFFLYLAYNAPHGPLHCKQQDFEKYAETYKVGWDKIRAARYQRQTEMGLIDPKWNLSLRPDFIPTWDQLPEPEKAVQAKIMAAYAGIVDNVDQNVGRLVEYLKEAGRWENTLFIFLSDNGASPFMNPKFKNREPWDPASTINVGVGWANADNTPFGWFKQNQHEGGISTPAIVHWPATIKEQGTINDEPLHVMDVLPTLLDVSGGRYPKSFPDREIRAPSGKSFLALLQGENKKIHDELFFQYSINRALRVGDWKIASARNGPWELYNLADDRTETQNLATGFPERIKAMQARWHEMAKSVTKVNDKYSKPVGDSIIEWGKDQKNVKKKDPRQGTPGNFHEMGKKKKK, from the coding sequence ATGAAGAAACAGATTGGATTTTTAATGGCACTGTTGGCTTTTGCGGCTCATTCCGCCGAGCGCAAGCCGGATATTGTGGTGGTGCTGTGCGACGACATGGGCTATTCGTCGGTCGGCTGTTTTGGCGGGGAGATTCAGACGCCGAATATTGATCGATTGGCTGACACGGGGATGCGCTTTTCGCAATTCTACAACTGCGCCAAATGCACCTCGACCCGAATCTCGATCATGAGCGGTCAGTATGAAGGGCGGGCCGGAGGGCGAGCGTTGAAGCACTCGGTTTCCATGGGCGAGGCACTGCGACCGCTGGGCTACCGCACGATCGCCGTGGGGAAGTGGCATCTGGATGAAAAGAAAGATCCGACCCAATACGGATTTGACCGTCATTTCGGACATCTCAACGGGCTGTGCAACTATTTCACCGGGAACGAGCATTACTGGAAAAACGGGAAACCTTTTAAAAAATTCCCCAAGGATTTTTACGCTACGGACGCGTTCACCGATTTCTCGATTGAGAGCATAAAAGAGTCCATTGCCGAAGCGCCGGAACGTCCGTTTTTTCTCTATCTGGCCTACAATGCGCCGCACGGTCCGCTGCACTGCAAGCAACAGGATTTTGAAAAGTATGCGGAGACCTACAAGGTGGGTTGGGACAAGATTCGCGCGGCTCGGTATCAACGCCAGACCGAGATGGGACTCATCGATCCGAAATGGAATCTTTCGCTGCGTCCCGATTTTATTCCGACATGGGATCAATTGCCCGAACCAGAGAAGGCGGTGCAGGCTAAGATCATGGCGGCGTATGCCGGTATTGTCGATAATGTGGATCAGAATGTGGGACGGCTGGTTGAGTATCTGAAAGAGGCGGGGCGCTGGGAGAATACCCTGTTCATCTTTCTTTCGGACAACGGCGCGAGCCCGTTCATGAATCCGAAATTCAAAAACCGCGAGCCGTGGGATCCGGCAAGCACGATTAATGTGGGAGTTGGTTGGGCCAATGCCGACAATACTCCGTTCGGCTGGTTCAAGCAGAATCAGCACGAAGGCGGGATCAGTACGCCCGCCATTGTTCACTGGCCGGCGACCATCAAAGAGCAGGGAACCATCAACGACGAACCGCTGCATGTGATGGATGTTTTGCCCACCTTGCTTGATGTCAGTGGTGGACGCTATCCCAAGAGCTTCCCCGATCGCGAGATCCGCGCGCCTTCCGGCAAATCCTTCCTGGCTCTTCTTCAAGGCGAGAATAAGAAGATCCACGACGAACTGTTTTTCCAATATTCAATCAACCGTGCACTGCGCGTGGGCGACTGGAAGATCGCTTCTGCCCGCAATGGTCCATGGGAACTCTACAACCTGGCAGACGACCGCACTGAAACTCAGAATCTGGCGACAGGGTTCCCGGAAAGGATCAAAGCCATGCAGGCACGCTGGCATGAAATGGCTAAATCAGTGACCAAGGTGAACGATAAGTATTCCAAACCGGTCGGCGATTCGATTATTGAGTGGGGAAAAGATCAGAAGAACGTAAAGAAAAAGGATCCCCGTCAAGGTACACCCGGGAATTTCCATGAGATGGGGAAAAAGAAAAAGAAATGA
- a CDS encoding sulfatase family protein, with the protein MKRLTTTLFCLSLLTSALATEKPLRQAQGRPNILWIVVEDMSCHFGYQGEKLVHTPNVDKLAGEGVVFENAYVAAPVCSASRSGMITGMYQTSIGAHNHRSSRGAHKIQLPKGIKTIPEIFKANGYYTCNSQENPKRYGKEDYNFVYSRKKLYDAPGWSKRANGQPFFAQIQLRGGKLRNVEKWNDEVNRAIPEHLVSPDEVTLPPYYPDCAEYRKDWAEYLNSVTFTDLEVGKIIKRLKTEKLLDNTVIFFITDHGISQARGKQFLYDEGARIPFIVWAPKHLKPQVKEELIAHIDMAATSLEFAGIKIPETMDAKPLFNENHQPREFVVTARDRCDETVDHIRSVRKGNLKYIKNYLPNRPYLQPCDYKDTKPWMQKLRQLDQQGKLNAAQKIVTAQTRPTEELYDLSADPFEINNLAADKAYASKLEELRTLLSGWVKDTGDQGISPESEESYGSSMAAYLSGFIRRKDTEKVQSIEANIAVMKKWASEGK; encoded by the coding sequence ATGAAGAGATTAACCACAACCCTGTTTTGTTTGAGCCTGTTAACTTCGGCTCTGGCCACCGAGAAACCTCTTCGACAGGCTCAGGGCAGGCCGAACATCCTCTGGATTGTCGTCGAAGATATGTCCTGCCATTTTGGCTATCAGGGCGAAAAATTGGTGCACACCCCGAACGTCGACAAACTGGCCGGAGAGGGCGTTGTTTTCGAGAACGCCTATGTTGCCGCGCCGGTCTGTTCCGCCAGCCGGTCGGGCATGATTACCGGCATGTATCAAACCTCCATCGGCGCGCACAACCATCGCTCGTCGCGCGGCGCGCATAAAATCCAGCTGCCGAAAGGCATAAAAACGATTCCCGAAATTTTCAAGGCGAATGGCTATTACACCTGCAACAGTCAGGAAAATCCGAAGAGATACGGCAAGGAGGATTACAACTTCGTCTATAGCCGCAAAAAGCTCTACGACGCGCCCGGTTGGTCCAAGCGAGCCAATGGTCAGCCGTTTTTTGCGCAGATCCAGCTGCGCGGCGGAAAATTGCGCAATGTTGAAAAATGGAACGATGAAGTAAACCGCGCGATCCCTGAGCATTTGGTGAGCCCTGATGAGGTAACCCTGCCGCCGTACTATCCTGACTGCGCCGAGTACCGCAAAGATTGGGCGGAATATCTTAACTCGGTAACCTTCACCGACCTCGAAGTTGGCAAGATCATCAAGCGCTTAAAAACGGAGAAGTTGCTGGATAACACCGTTATTTTCTTCATTACCGACCACGGCATCAGTCAGGCACGCGGCAAACAGTTCCTCTACGACGAAGGCGCGCGCATTCCGTTTATCGTCTGGGCCCCAAAACACTTAAAACCGCAGGTTAAAGAGGAGCTCATTGCCCATATCGATATGGCGGCGACTTCGTTGGAGTTTGCCGGAATCAAAATCCCCGAAACTATGGATGCCAAACCGCTGTTTAACGAAAACCATCAACCGCGCGAGTTTGTGGTCACCGCCCGCGACCGGTGCGATGAAACGGTCGATCACATCCGCAGCGTCCGGAAGGGGAATTTAAAATACATCAAAAACTACCTGCCGAATCGTCCCTATCTGCAACCCTGCGACTATAAAGACACCAAGCCTTGGATGCAAAAACTGCGCCAATTGGATCAGCAGGGAAAACTCAATGCGGCCCAAAAAATAGTGACCGCCCAAACGCGTCCGACCGAGGAACTGTACGATCTGTCCGCCGATCCGTTTGAAATCAACAATTTGGCTGCGGATAAAGCCTACGCTTCAAAACTGGAAGAGTTGAGAACCCTCTTGTCCGGCTGGGTAAAAGACACGGGCGATCAAGGAATATCCCCTGAAAGCGAAGAAAGCTACGGCAGTAGTATGGCGGCTTATTTATCAGGTTTTATAAGGCGCAAAGACACCGAGAAGGTTCAATCCATCGAGGCCAATATCGCCGTAATGAAAAAATGGGCATCTGAAGGGAAATAA
- a CDS encoding sulfatase-like hydrolase/transferase encodes MRKLLMIVCGLCLTQSGLGQQSEPVSKPNVVVFLVDDMGWKDLGCYGAKLYETPNVDQLCAEGIRYTQMYTSAPICSPARATLMTGRNPLKLGMWTYTHILSPDTKTILPGYLKERGYQTWHVGKWHLGQNSDGTLPHQLGFDRNIAGSTAHQPGTFFWPYKFTQAGTDPVPPDSTKFNSLMSSGKAGEYLTDRLATETLQLIDQRDPHKPFFLNFSFYQVHNADRGKKEGKPALVKKYQQKINRLDLKPTYRKDPKTGRKLLTSETNPKYAAMIELMDTAVGRVVAKLKAIGEYENTLFLFLSDNGPTVNDVPCAPLNGGKNSTYEAGVRVPAIAVWTGKIKPGTEYNGPVYLADIFSTVMDVTGATLPADYASDGYSLVPTFYGKSLDVKRQLFWYFPENRPHWGQRANAALFDTATQMKYILFFTGDEDEMYHIPSDIAERKNLINERPELASQLRNSLKKKLNSLYPNLPPPPEQYKPGVEARLK; translated from the coding sequence ATGAGAAAGTTATTGATGATCGTATGTGGGCTGTGCCTAACCCAGTCAGGGTTGGGACAGCAATCAGAACCGGTGAGTAAGCCGAATGTGGTCGTTTTTCTGGTTGATGATATGGGCTGGAAAGATCTCGGTTGCTATGGTGCCAAGTTGTACGAAACGCCGAATGTGGATCAGCTCTGCGCGGAAGGGATCCGCTACACGCAGATGTACACGTCCGCCCCGATCTGTTCACCCGCGCGCGCGACGCTGATGACCGGGCGCAATCCGCTAAAACTGGGGATGTGGACCTATACGCATATTCTGTCGCCGGACACAAAAACCATCCTGCCGGGCTACCTCAAAGAGCGCGGCTATCAAACGTGGCACGTCGGTAAATGGCACCTCGGACAAAATTCAGACGGAACCTTGCCGCACCAGCTGGGATTCGACCGCAATATCGCCGGCTCGACGGCGCATCAACCCGGCACCTTTTTCTGGCCGTACAAATTCACACAAGCCGGCACCGATCCTGTTCCGCCGGATAGCACGAAATTCAATAGCCTGATGAGTTCCGGCAAAGCGGGCGAATATCTGACCGACCGGTTGGCCACAGAAACGTTGCAGCTGATCGATCAACGCGACCCGCATAAGCCGTTCTTCCTGAACTTCTCTTTCTACCAGGTTCATAATGCGGATCGCGGTAAGAAAGAGGGCAAACCGGCACTGGTCAAAAAATATCAGCAAAAGATAAACCGGCTGGACCTGAAGCCGACGTATCGCAAGGACCCCAAAACCGGACGGAAACTGCTGACGAGCGAAACCAACCCGAAATATGCCGCCATGATCGAATTGATGGATACCGCCGTCGGCCGAGTGGTCGCCAAACTCAAAGCCATCGGTGAATACGAAAACACGCTATTTCTGTTTCTCTCCGATAACGGCCCTACGGTCAACGATGTGCCGTGCGCGCCGCTCAATGGCGGAAAAAACTCCACCTACGAAGCGGGCGTCCGCGTCCCCGCGATTGCCGTTTGGACGGGAAAAATCAAGCCCGGCACTGAGTATAACGGGCCGGTCTATCTGGCCGATATTTTCAGCACGGTAATGGATGTGACAGGCGCAACATTGCCCGCGGATTATGCGAGCGACGGCTACTCGCTGGTGCCTACCTTTTATGGAAAATCGCTGGACGTAAAACGGCAGCTTTTCTGGTATTTCCCCGAAAACCGACCGCACTGGGGGCAACGCGCCAATGCCGCGCTTTTTGACACCGCAACCCAGATGAAATACATCCTGTTTTTTACGGGTGACGAGGATGAGATGTATCACATCCCGAGCGACATCGCAGAGCGCAAGAACCTGATTAATGAACGGCCCGAACTGGCGAGCCAATTGCGGAACTCGCTCAAAAAGAAACTCAACTCCCTTTACCCGAATCTACCCCCACCACCAGAACAATATAAACCCGGCGTCGAAGCCCGCCTGAAATAA
- a CDS encoding sulfatase family protein, which produces MIKQFVLLLSLLAVTAQGAEEKRKNVLLIISDDQGYCELGSFLSFATPDTLQPMKKDILKGMLKTKGGREAVQVCFDAVKKATPNLDRIAEKGMRFTNFYAAPTCGPSRAALMSARYPQRFGAYSNTELSDGTGVPKAVGFPVKAFANAGYRTGIFGKWHLGREEGQHPNDKGFDTYFGYDRAHTDKYDSSHLYRNKTKAKAEGWLCDQMTTEALGFLDQCDKEKKPFFIFFSLCEPKPPSPTPPKKYMDAINSGSFVVDSHFGSIYGMDYNVGKLLKKIKAMGVEDDTMILFASDNGLNNGVWRETPDYREKKNKKPTGKAAWPRVSIPGNGPLRGAKWSAWEGGVRTPMFAYVPGGNSGQSGALQHMIDLMPTALDYAGVKADVPIDGKSYLPQLTGNSKGDPRRTLFWAHLDAIPMAIDGHPELRTVEKEFKTKKRKHVDYFASWYARTGKWKLIGWNSEKPLLFDVAADPGEYKNLASQHPEVVTELRKAFLKWMKENKEPYVGKKEIWQRMMEEN; this is translated from the coding sequence ATGATTAAACAATTTGTATTACTACTCTCACTGTTGGCGGTTACAGCACAGGGCGCTGAAGAGAAGCGCAAGAACGTGTTGCTGATTATTTCGGACGACCAGGGATATTGCGAACTCGGCAGTTTTCTCTCCTTCGCCACGCCTGACACCCTACAGCCCATGAAGAAAGATATTCTGAAAGGCATGCTTAAGACCAAGGGGGGTCGAGAGGCGGTGCAGGTCTGCTTCGATGCCGTAAAAAAGGCCACGCCAAACCTTGACCGCATTGCTGAGAAAGGGATGCGTTTTACCAATTTCTATGCGGCGCCCACCTGCGGGCCTTCGCGCGCGGCGTTGATGTCCGCCAGGTATCCGCAACGATTTGGTGCCTATTCGAATACAGAACTGAGCGATGGTACAGGCGTGCCGAAGGCTGTTGGCTTCCCGGTGAAGGCATTTGCCAATGCGGGTTATCGCACCGGCATTTTCGGTAAGTGGCATCTTGGCAGGGAGGAGGGCCAGCACCCCAACGACAAGGGGTTCGATACCTACTTCGGCTACGACCGTGCGCATACCGACAAGTATGACTCATCACACCTCTACCGGAACAAGACAAAGGCAAAAGCCGAAGGATGGCTCTGCGATCAGATGACTACCGAGGCTCTCGGTTTTCTGGATCAGTGCGATAAGGAGAAGAAACCCTTCTTTATCTTTTTCTCTCTGTGCGAACCCAAACCGCCGAGCCCAACCCCGCCGAAGAAATATATGGATGCCATTAACTCCGGATCTTTCGTTGTGGATTCGCATTTCGGCAGCATCTATGGCATGGATTATAACGTCGGCAAGCTCCTCAAGAAGATCAAAGCCATGGGCGTTGAAGACGATACCATGATTCTATTTGCCTCGGACAATGGGCTCAATAACGGGGTCTGGCGTGAAACCCCGGACTACCGGGAGAAGAAGAATAAAAAACCGACGGGCAAGGCGGCATGGCCGCGGGTGTCTATTCCCGGCAACGGTCCACTGCGCGGTGCCAAGTGGAGCGCCTGGGAAGGTGGCGTGCGGACCCCGATGTTTGCCTATGTCCCCGGCGGAAACTCCGGCCAGAGCGGAGCCCTGCAGCACATGATTGATTTGATGCCGACTGCTCTCGATTACGCAGGAGTCAAAGCCGATGTTCCCATAGACGGAAAGAGTTATCTGCCCCAACTGACGGGTAACTCGAAAGGCGATCCCCGGCGCACCTTGTTCTGGGCGCACCTGGATGCCATCCCCATGGCCATTGACGGACATCCAGAATTGAGAACAGTAGAAAAAGAGTTCAAGACGAAGAAGCGCAAGCACGTGGACTATTTCGCCTCATGGTATGCACGAACAGGCAAATGGAAACTCATCGGCTGGAATAGTGAAAAACCACTACTCTTTGACGTCGCTGCTGATCCGGGGGAATACAAGAACCTGGCGTCACAGCACCCAGAGGTGGTCACTGAGTTGCGCAAAGCATTCCTGAAGTGGATGAAGGAGAATAAGGAACCCTATGTCGGCAAGAAAGAAATCTGGCAACGTATGATGGAGGAGAACTAG
- a CDS encoding sulfatase family protein, with product MIQNIKPMHLILPAIALFNMAVHAGQVNAPKNFIVILADDFGYGDIGCYRELFQGGDDRTLAHKFTPNFDKLGRDGVRFMQAYTTSWCAPARQNLLSGRWCNRADNVQRPWMGKQLRDLGYTTCFVGKSHGDNSSAKVLNPKPATAEYNDGFFFVGGMRKFYLRRGEKFPRRINFKSQPYVAKGGEYLTDVFTDFGTEFIKRSAQEKKPFFLYMAYNAPHSPLDGKLEDLQKMFPGEFDGIDEADWRELMNASGARNFTPKRKKRAKKKGTGWSPETSVAYRRMKELGNEKFIKYNFAALVYRMDLGIKKIMQTLKESGVEEDTMIIFTCDNGSIMGSNYPLTGCKSSHFEGGVRVPMIFWSKSLADSKAKGRIVEELCPTTDIAPTLVGMATQKDQPAFPFDGINLWPYLKSNTPIPDDQVFYYSSGSIPLYKACGVYLEKMMGTLSKEVSKRASESFGSIGMSEGIFNAVYVKGKDKLVYWSTTDGSVQGAVHKELPTNARNTESPESFFKEEQVVGGKLPTSEAGQKLLQEFIDYTNVRGAGELMHEPVFDGTDTTNEKRAREYRPNYKTKTK from the coding sequence ATGATACAAAATATTAAACCAATGCATCTGATTCTCCCGGCAATAGCGCTGTTCAATATGGCGGTCCATGCTGGGCAAGTGAACGCTCCGAAAAATTTTATCGTCATTTTGGCGGACGATTTCGGCTATGGCGACATCGGCTGTTACCGCGAGCTCTTTCAGGGCGGCGATGACCGGACGCTGGCGCATAAGTTTACGCCGAACTTCGATAAACTGGGGCGCGATGGCGTCCGTTTTATGCAGGCATATACCACCAGCTGGTGCGCGCCCGCTCGTCAAAATCTGCTTTCCGGGCGTTGGTGCAACCGCGCCGATAATGTCCAGCGTCCATGGATGGGCAAGCAGTTGCGCGATCTCGGCTACACCACCTGTTTTGTCGGCAAATCGCACGGCGATAATTCGAGCGCGAAAGTGCTGAACCCGAAGCCCGCAACGGCGGAATATAACGACGGATTTTTCTTTGTCGGCGGAATGCGTAAATTCTATCTGCGCCGAGGTGAAAAATTTCCACGTCGGATCAACTTCAAATCTCAACCCTACGTTGCCAAAGGCGGCGAATATCTCACCGACGTCTTTACCGATTTCGGCACCGAGTTCATCAAACGCTCGGCTCAGGAGAAGAAGCCGTTCTTCCTTTATATGGCCTACAACGCACCCCATTCTCCGCTGGACGGCAAGCTGGAGGACCTCCAAAAGATGTTCCCCGGCGAGTTTGACGGGATCGACGAAGCCGACTGGCGAGAGTTGATGAATGCGTCAGGCGCCCGCAATTTCACGCCCAAACGAAAGAAACGCGCGAAGAAAAAGGGCACCGGATGGTCGCCCGAAACATCGGTTGCTTACCGCCGGATGAAGGAACTGGGCAATGAGAAGTTTATCAAATACAACTTTGCCGCGCTTGTCTATCGCATGGATCTGGGCATCAAAAAGATTATGCAGACGCTCAAAGAGAGCGGGGTCGAAGAGGATACGATGATCATCTTTACCTGCGACAACGGCAGTATCATGGGGTCGAATTATCCGCTCACCGGCTGTAAGTCCAGCCACTTTGAAGGCGGGGTGCGGGTGCCGATGATTTTCTGGTCCAAATCGCTCGCCGATTCAAAAGCGAAAGGGCGTATCGTTGAGGAGCTGTGCCCGACCACCGATATCGCGCCCACGTTGGTCGGGATGGCGACACAAAAGGATCAGCCGGCGTTCCCGTTCGATGGCATTAATCTCTGGCCCTATTTGAAATCAAACACGCCGATCCCCGACGATCAGGTGTTCTATTATTCATCGGGTAGCATCCCGCTCTACAAGGCGTGCGGAGTCTATCTTGAGAAGATGATGGGAACCCTGTCGAAGGAGGTGAGCAAGCGTGCATCCGAATCTTTTGGATCCATTGGGATGAGTGAGGGCATTTTTAATGCGGTTTATGTAAAAGGCAAAGATAAGCTCGTCTACTGGTCAACGACCGACGGTTCTGTTCAGGGCGCGGTGCATAAGGAGCTTCCGACCAATGCGCGTAACACGGAAAGTCCTGAGTCCTTTTTTAAGGAGGAGCAGGTTGTCGGAGGAAAATTACCGACCAGCGAAGCGGGTCAAAAACTGCTGCAAGAGTTCATCGATTACACGAACGTCCGTGGGGCAGGGGAGCTGATGCACGAGCCCGTTTTCGATGGCACGGATACCACGAACGAGAAACGGGCCAGAGAGTATAGGCCTAATTATAAAACTAAGACTAAATAA
- a CDS encoding beta-galactosidase yields MARIPRTRNGPESIGLIIKLRLNKVSLMKTIIFCFFMCGLFISFGAIAQETASVTLEDTGEALINPGMGWTMHFYSNVARNYGSKLEPSDTLEDFPGVSTVYLRLPWAYLEPEEGKYNWAILDTPAQRWIAEGKKIALRLTCSESWIPFATPEWVKDAGAKGTFFIHGKGPSPDGNLWDPFFDDPVYLKKLEAFIAAYAKRYDGNPNVEFIDVGTYGIWGEGHTHASSKQDKIELQKLHIDLHLKYFKKTLLCISDDFAGHSKPGKRFPITDYALSQGVTIRDDSILVQPDSRAWYHDEMAQAFWPTLPVILEHEHYGSSKQRGAWDPDRLVKSVEEYHASFMSIHWWPRIELEENREAIDRINQRMGYRLMPLSVTWPKAVPIATSPDAFTEHLNAYPYGDISKNFKVTWTWVNKGVAPCYPGGYPALTIKDEKGGIVSLLVDDSLNLRDLEVGAIGEAPVKKWVSEFIVGLYAPTTRPGTYDLYISVGKRDGTPTIAMPLNGDDGQRRYKIGQITLKPKEVEGQSE; encoded by the coding sequence ATGGCACGGATACCACGAACGAGAAACGGGCCAGAGAGTATAGGCCTAATTATAAAACTAAGACTAAATAAAGTGAGTCTGATGAAAACGATTATATTTTGCTTTTTTATGTGCGGGCTGTTTATCAGCTTTGGCGCCATCGCGCAGGAGACCGCGTCGGTTACGTTGGAGGATACGGGCGAGGCGTTAATCAATCCTGGGATGGGGTGGACGATGCACTTCTATTCCAACGTCGCGCGCAACTATGGTTCCAAACTGGAACCCTCCGACACACTTGAGGATTTCCCCGGCGTTTCGACGGTTTACCTGCGCCTTCCGTGGGCCTACCTTGAGCCCGAAGAGGGTAAGTACAATTGGGCAATATTGGATACACCCGCGCAGCGTTGGATCGCGGAGGGAAAGAAGATCGCCTTGCGTTTGACCTGTTCTGAAAGCTGGATACCCTTTGCCACGCCTGAATGGGTGAAGGATGCGGGCGCCAAAGGAACTTTTTTTATTCATGGCAAAGGTCCCTCACCAGACGGGAATCTGTGGGATCCGTTCTTCGACGACCCTGTTTATCTCAAAAAACTCGAAGCGTTTATTGCCGCCTATGCCAAACGCTACGACGGCAATCCAAACGTGGAGTTTATTGATGTCGGCACCTATGGCATCTGGGGCGAGGGACACACTCATGCCAGCAGTAAACAGGATAAAATCGAACTCCAGAAACTGCATATAGACCTGCATCTGAAGTATTTCAAAAAAACGCTGTTGTGCATCTCCGACGATTTTGCCGGGCACAGCAAACCGGGGAAGCGGTTTCCCATCACAGACTATGCCTTGAGCCAAGGCGTAACCATTCGCGATGACAGCATCTTGGTGCAACCGGACAGTCGAGCCTGGTATCATGATGAAATGGCACAGGCCTTCTGGCCCACACTGCCGGTCATCCTCGAACATGAGCATTATGGGTCATCCAAGCAACGGGGTGCCTGGGATCCTGATCGGCTGGTCAAATCGGTGGAAGAGTATCATGCAAGCTTTATGTCGATTCACTGGTGGCCTCGGATTGAGCTTGAGGAGAATCGCGAAGCCATCGATCGCATTAACCAGCGCATGGGCTATCGGCTGATGCCGCTTTCTGTAACCTGGCCCAAAGCGGTACCCATCGCTACTTCGCCGGATGCGTTCACTGAACACCTGAATGCCTACCCCTATGGAGATATCAGCAAGAATTTTAAGGTGACCTGGACCTGGGTCAATAAGGGCGTCGCGCCCTGTTACCCCGGCGGCTACCCGGCACTGACCATTAAGGATGAAAAGGGTGGCATCGTTTCCCTGCTGGTGGATGATTCGCTGAATCTGCGCGACCTTGAGGTGGGCGCCATTGGCGAAGCTCCGGTTAAAAAATGGGTCAGCGAATTTATCGTCGGTCTCTATGCCCCGACCACCCGGCCGGGAACCTACGACCTCTATATCTCCGTCGGTAAACGCGACGGAACTCCTACCATTGCCATGCCGTTGAATGGGGATGATGGCCAACGGCGTTACAAAATCGGTCAGATCACTTTGAAACCAAAAGAAGTCGAGGGGCAGTCGGAATGA
- a CDS encoding sialate O-acetylesterase has translation MMLKKIKIMGVALLCAASATQLFAQGSQRGTAQPPLHTADFSVFAEADTMDVFLLVGQSNMKGRGMIDMTPKTQARNLFFHSKKTAVVRQS, from the coding sequence ATGATGCTGAAGAAAATAAAAATAATGGGTGTTGCGCTTTTGTGTGCGGCTTCTGCAACCCAGCTGTTTGCGCAAGGCTCTCAACGCGGCACGGCGCAACCGCCCCTGCACACAGCCGACTTTTCGGTGTTCGCCGAAGCAGATACGATGGACGTTTTTCTGCTGGTGGGGCAGTCCAATATGAAGGGGCGCGGCATGATCGATATGACCCCGAAGACCCAGGCGCGGAACCTGTTTTTCCATTCGAAAAAAACAGCAGTGGTACGTCAGTCGTGA